The DNA region TACAGCCACAGACAAAGTTGCTCTTCTGATCGGCAACATGAACTACCTCTACCACACTCAGCTGTGCGCTCCCATCGCAGACGTCTATGAGTTGACTAACCTTCTCAGACAGATGGACTTCAAGGTGGTTTCCCTCCTTGACCTCAACTGGCAGGAGATGCACAGCGCTGTTACTGAGTTCCTATTGCTGCTTGACAAAGGAGTCTATGGTTAGTTTCCTGTCATCCTGTGCAACATGCTCATTTTCACTGTCGAAACATCACAGGCTCATGCTGCAGTGTAGTACTTAAGAAAAGAGgtttaaactaaattaaatacagcgaaacactaaaacagaacaaaaatgtATATCATGATTTTAGTAGCATGGCAGTTTTTACTATGCCTGGAAATTAATAGTCTTTCTTTGACCTACTTTTTATAGGCTTGCTTTACTTTGCTGGTCATGGTTATGAGAATTATGGTAACAGCTTCATGGTTCCCATCGATGCGCCGACTTCCTACACGTCAgatcactgtttgtgtgttcagcatATACTCACTAGGATGCAGGAGAAACAGACCGGGCTCAACGTGTTCCTGCTGGACATGTGTCGCAAaaagtactgtataaatattcaTCTAAACAAAGGGATTGATTATATATTTAGaacatgtaaataaaacttgagCGTTCATTATCTGATTCGTGATGATGCtataatctgttttttttttttttagaaatccAAATGATGACATCATTGTACAACCAGGACTGCTGAAGGTGACAGCAAACATAGTTTTTGGTTATGCCACGTAAGTTTCCAATCCGCTGAAACTTTTCTAACTATGTTCATATGAAATGTTTAATCTGATACATGGATGAATTACATGCCTTCGTATGTGTTTAGATGCGTAGATGCAGAAGCATATGAAGTAAAGAGAGAAGACGTGTCCAACGGCATTTTTATAAATTTCCTCAAAAAGAGGGTTTGTGAAGATGAAAAGGTCACAGTCATGCTCGACAGAGTGGCTGAAGGTTTGTAGACATCACATAGTACCACAGTTAATctattataaaaacaaatagtaAGCTGTTTATAATTTACTGCTGAATCACTCAGTAGCAGACTTTGATTCAGAGGTTGTTCACTCCTTCCAGACATGGGTCGCTGTGCGATCACACAGGGGAGGCAGGCCCTGGAGCTCCGCAGTAACCTGTGTGAACGCCGCTCTCTCACAGATCAAATACAGCCCTCTGAATGCTCCGCCTCCTACTCGGCTCGCAACCTGCAGTGGGCGGTCGCTCATGGTATGCTGTTCACCTAGGTCATTGCTATGTTATGGCATTTATAACCTAATTGAAAAGCCTTTCTTCGTAGTCCTACCTAGGAGCCATCGCCTACGGTTTGACTGTGGTGTGGTGGTTCAACTTGGGTTCGCCGCTGAGTTCTCCAACATCATGGTTATCTACACTCGGATACTTGAGAAGCCCAAAGAAATAGTTTCCTGCACTGCTCAGCTTACGGACTTCCCTGAGGTTTGTTTGATAAGGATGTGGAGTGAAGTTTTAGACAATAAGTTACTAAGATGTTAATTTGTTCACATCTGTGAACTAGTCTTACATTataacaatacaatacaatgatACATTGAATGTGAATGATTCTTTGGCAGGACGTCGACATTGATTTAAAGAAGACCAACCAGGAAACACTGCTTGAAGCAGGcagtttattattgtttagaGAAAATCTTCCTTCACCCGAGGACCCCAGTCTCTACACACGCATCTGCCGCCTGCAGAGTCTCAAGGTTAGaagtttgtcattgttttttatttacattatatatattcaCACTAATGTTTATCTTTTTATTGCTTAAATTGATATAAATACTTTCTGCTCTTAACTGTCTCCACAGAGGGAGCTCAAATTCATCGTCTGTCTTCATTACTCCTATTCCAACATGGATGAAGAAGTAGAAGAGAGGCAGTCAGTAACTGTTGGAAAACCTCTGGTCTCCAAACTCAACCTCCATGAACCACGActgcctccatctgcctccTCATCCCTCACTCTCGACTCGTTCAGCGTACCAGAGTGCCCCTATTCCACAGATGGCTTCACCTCTGTAGGCTCGACCTCAAACACATGGTCTAATGCTGAGAGAGAGGTTTCCACCACTGATTTCCCATCTTCCACCAAAGGTGTCAGTATACCCGAGGAAACTGACTGTCCTGACTTATTTGACGCCCCTCAACCTCTTGTTGTCAGCACAAGTTTGTCCCTCAACCAAGTAAATGACTCCAGTTACAAATTTAGTGATATGTACAATTTTCACTCTTACTAGGCAAGTAGAATGTTAGGTTCACTATTACACACTAATAAACCAGCAGGAGGCCTACACCATACAAAAGGTTGAAATGGGGGGAAAAGCTTgtaaatttaacatttcattaaaaatgaCCATGGTCTACATTGTCCATTTAGTCATGATTGTTTGGTGCCCATTAAGTAATGTCAAAGTTCTCAAAGTGGATTGATCATAATGCATTACAGTTATTATTGCACTGCAGATTAATGTCCTGTttgtaaaaggtaaaaaaattactgtatttaaattCTATATTACGGTTATTACTTATATTTAGTTGGGGTGTATGTGTACAATAGTAAATGTTTCCCATGtactttttaaataaagataAGTTTCCATGTGCTTGTCCCTGCGCTATAACTCTACTGCGCATGCGTTTCTGACGTCACTGTCTCGCAACGGTCTCCATTTTGCAGTAGTGCACGCAAAGCGGTTTCCCCTTAATCGTGGTGCATTATCAGTAAATAAAGTGCACAAACGAAGAGCATTTTGCCGTAGAGGTACTTCCACGGACTGAAGCAATGGCTGACCCATCAGCAGACGTGGAGCTTCCGCAGGGCGCAGAGGTCCGCAAGCTGTCGGAGCTGAGGGTTATCGATCTGAAGGCCGAGCTGAAGAAACGAAACCTCGACACGACGGGTGTCAAGAGTGTTCTGTCCGAGCGTCTGAAGAAGGTTTTATTATTCTGCTACTTTccataaaatgttaatttggCATGTTTTGCATTTCTGTGTAGCTTTATGATCATATagttaaatatattattatgtgAGCTAGATGACTAGCTTAGGAAACCCATTGACGTGACATATGTGCTAACTGTGACCATTAGCTTAGCTGCGTGTGCACTTGTTTGCGTTCacattttgtttaatttccaTTAACTTATTTGACTGTCATGTTTTTTGCATTCTGTACAAATAGGCAATTGAGGAAGAGGGCGGAAATCCGGATGAGATTATCGTTGCACCAGATTCTACCCCCAAAAAAGTCAG from Betta splendens chromosome 4, fBetSpl5.4, whole genome shotgun sequence includes:
- the malt2 gene encoding MALT paracaspase 2 translates to MSVGSLGEEALNRLSVMLDNATCGWRQLASMTSEQPKFRCSENELTSCSLQVLKPQGSSGRTLLAWLAERSCSVDFLLHCLRKMDHQEAVQYLTAVAEGIQIVVQPQSQQAVLGGRLVLTCRAAGPPGLSYQWFKSKEEILDETGSTPELVLCPLVPVHQGHYICRVNLGENCVFSQWARVSLVDSSASSPGWSTSLFPGSVSGLRITHQPEPQTVAEGDTLSLRCNAEANPPARYEWYHNKLAMPQHKTPSLKIPCVTTANRGQYRCKVFNLYHTAWSDTVKVTIGPSSIAYASWVEVDDGREEAHSSTTSSEVHTRKEMPDNPLPDTRFYATDKVALLIGNMNYLYHTQLCAPIADVYELTNLLRQMDFKVVSLLDLNWQEMHSAVTEFLLLLDKGVYGLLYFAGHGYENYGNSFMVPIDAPTSYTSDHCLCVQHILTRMQEKQTGLNVFLLDMCRKKNPNDDIIVQPGLLKVTANIVFGYATCVDAEAYEVKREDVSNGIFINFLKKRVCEDEKVTVMLDRVAEDMGRCAITQGRQALELRSNLCERRSLTDQIQPSECSASYSARNLQWAVAHVLPRSHRLRFDCGVVVQLGFAAEFSNIMVIYTRILEKPKEIVSCTAQLTDFPEDVDIDLKKTNQETLLEAGSLLLFRENLPSPEDPSLYTRICRLQSLKRELKFIVCLHYSYSNMDEEVEERQSVTVGKPLVSKLNLHEPRLPPSASSSLTLDSFSVPECPYSTDGFTSVGSTSNTWSNAEREVSTTDFPSSTKGVSIPEETDCPDLFDAPQPLVVSTSLSLNQVNDSSYKFSDMYNFHSY